The Deinococcus sonorensis KR-87 genome includes a window with the following:
- a CDS encoding GNAT family N-acetyltransferase: protein MSRPVSGRVTLKPLVQLSPAEWRRLHQYFRDRELADWNGAQPIRLPEFLFRRVMLDEERSGDRHGFGILDESERFIGSVELYDLRPSPPVAARFATLGVMIGERELWGHGYGREAVMAVLAWAFVQREPPLSRVRLTTFAHNRRAQRAFLACGFREVGRSVHDERTDVHMEVVREDWLAGVGAATQD, encoded by the coding sequence ATGAGCCGTCCCGTCTCCGGTCGCGTGACCCTCAAACCCCTGGTGCAGCTGAGCCCCGCCGAATGGCGGCGGCTGCACCAGTATTTCCGCGACCGCGAGCTGGCCGACTGGAACGGGGCGCAGCCGATCCGGCTGCCGGAGTTTCTGTTCCGGCGCGTGATGCTGGACGAGGAACGCAGTGGCGACCGGCACGGCTTCGGCATCCTGGACGAGTCGGAGCGGTTTATCGGCAGCGTGGAACTGTACGACCTGCGCCCCTCGCCGCCGGTGGCGGCCCGCTTCGCCACCCTGGGCGTGATGATCGGGGAGCGTGAGCTGTGGGGCCACGGCTATGGCCGCGAGGCGGTGATGGCGGTGCTGGCCTGGGCCTTCGTGCAGCGCGAGCCGCCGCTGTCGCGGGTGCGGCTGACTACCTTCGCGCACAACCGCCGGGCCCAGCGGGCTTTTCTGGCCTGCGGATTCCGGGAGGTGGGCCGCAGCGTCCACGACGAACGCACCGACGTCCACATGGAAGTGGTGCGCGAGGACTGGTTGGCGGGTGTGGGGGCAGCGACGCAGGACTGA
- a CDS encoding D-2-hydroxyacid dehydrogenase — MRVLLPDQPPFRALHLPGLEVAYVSADHLPDGPADGLVLWGLPREARRTLLTRGGLKWVLTLTAGVDHLLPDLPEGVALYNAHTLHDDAVAQHAAALLLSAGRGLSRFRDAQREGHWGLSGSLHTLRGREVVIWGYGHIGRLLEGMLQPFGARVSGLTSRSSDEEVRAALGKADDLVLLLPGTPATRHILNAQRLEQLKPGAWVLNLGRGELIDPDALLSAVQAGQVAGAALDVTEPEPLPQDHPLWGLEQVIITPHIASTTDDLPQRGADYATTFLREMQQGGAPEGRVPTGRGY; from the coding sequence ATGCGCGTGTTGCTTCCTGACCAGCCACCGTTCCGTGCCCTGCACCTGCCGGGCCTGGAGGTGGCCTATGTTTCTGCCGATCATCTGCCGGACGGCCCCGCGGACGGGCTGGTGCTGTGGGGGCTCCCCCGGGAGGCCCGCCGGACCCTGCTGACCCGGGGCGGCCTGAAGTGGGTGCTCACGCTCACGGCGGGTGTGGATCATCTGCTGCCGGACCTGCCGGAAGGAGTGGCCCTCTACAACGCCCACACGCTCCACGACGACGCGGTGGCCCAGCACGCCGCCGCGCTGCTGCTGAGCGCCGGGCGCGGGCTGTCCCGCTTCCGGGATGCCCAGCGCGAGGGCCACTGGGGCCTAAGCGGGTCACTCCACACCCTGCGGGGCCGTGAGGTGGTGATCTGGGGGTACGGCCACATCGGGCGGCTGCTGGAGGGGATGCTGCAGCCGTTCGGGGCGCGGGTCAGCGGCCTGACCTCCCGCAGCAGCGATGAAGAGGTGCGCGCGGCGCTGGGGAAGGCCGACGATCTGGTGCTGCTGCTGCCCGGCACCCCGGCCACCCGCCACATCCTGAACGCGCAGCGGTTGGAACAGCTCAAGCCCGGCGCGTGGGTGCTGAACCTGGGGCGCGGCGAGCTGATTGACCCGGACGCGCTGCTCTCGGCGGTGCAGGCCGGGCAGGTCGCCGGGGCGGCTCTGGACGTGACCGAGCCAGAGCCGCTGCCGCAGGACCATCCGCTGTGGGGCCTGGAGCAGGTGATCATCACCCCGCACATCGCCAGCACCACCGACGACCTACCGCAGCGCGGTGCTGACTACGCGACGACCTTCCTGCGGGAGATGCAGCAGGGCGGCGCCCCGGAGGGCCGGGTGCCGACCGGCCGTGGGTACTGA
- the malQ gene encoding 4-alpha-glucanotransferase — protein MSISRSSGVLLHPTSLPGPYGIGELGTSAFAFVDWLAQAGQRYWQVMPLGPTGYGDSPYQSFSAFAGNPYLISLDALKDLGLLEAADFDAVPTFNLDRVDFGLQYIWRNQMLDRAFAHFERGVAPQLKDELAAFSAEEAGWLDDYALYTAIKATQGGLPWNAWPAPLRDREPAVLDEARSRLERDLRRVAFVQFLFFRQWRELREYAHSKGVLVVGDIPIFVAMDSSDAWAHPEQFLFDEQRQPVAVAGVPPDYFSETGQLWGNPLYRWDVMAKDGYRWWTERFQGSLKLFDVIRIDHFRGFAAHWEIPFPAETAVHGRWVPAPGHEMFSAVLKALGEVDIIAEDLGVVTPDVEKLRDDFHFPGMAVLQFAFGGGDFSVNAFLPSNLRENQVVYTGTHDNDTSRGWWVNAEELERHTYRVYTSSNPTEQTFAWELTQLAFRSRAKLSVVPLQDLLNLPSSDRMNLPGTTGPQNWTWRYRDGQLTPALAEKLRQLTDETGRLAQP, from the coding sequence ATGAGTATCTCCCGTTCCAGCGGCGTTCTGCTGCATCCCACCAGCCTGCCCGGTCCCTACGGCATCGGTGAGCTGGGCACCTCCGCCTTCGCGTTCGTGGACTGGCTGGCGCAGGCCGGCCAGCGCTACTGGCAGGTGATGCCGCTGGGCCCCACCGGCTACGGTGACAGCCCTTACCAGTCGTTCAGTGCCTTCGCGGGCAACCCCTACCTGATCAGCCTGGACGCCCTGAAGGACCTGGGTCTGCTTGAAGCGGCCGACTTCGACGCGGTGCCGACCTTCAACCTGGACCGGGTGGATTTTGGGCTGCAGTACATCTGGCGCAACCAGATGCTGGACCGGGCCTTCGCGCACTTCGAGCGCGGCGTGGCCCCCCAGCTCAAGGATGAACTGGCTGCCTTCAGTGCCGAGGAGGCCGGCTGGCTCGACGATTACGCGCTGTACACCGCCATCAAGGCCACCCAGGGTGGGCTGCCCTGGAACGCCTGGCCCGCCCCGCTGCGCGACCGCGAGCCGGCGGTGCTGGACGAGGCGCGCAGCCGGCTGGAGCGCGACCTGCGGCGGGTGGCGTTCGTGCAGTTCCTGTTCTTCCGGCAGTGGCGCGAACTGCGCGAGTACGCCCACAGCAAGGGCGTGCTGGTGGTCGGAGACATTCCGATCTTCGTGGCGATGGACAGCTCCGACGCCTGGGCCCACCCGGAGCAGTTCCTGTTCGACGAGCAGCGCCAGCCGGTGGCGGTGGCGGGCGTGCCGCCCGACTACTTCAGCGAGACCGGCCAGTTGTGGGGCAACCCGCTGTACCGCTGGGACGTGATGGCCAAGGACGGCTACCGCTGGTGGACCGAGCGCTTCCAGGGCAGCCTCAAGCTGTTCGACGTGATTCGCATCGACCACTTCCGCGGCTTTGCCGCCCACTGGGAGATTCCGTTCCCGGCCGAGACGGCGGTGCACGGGCGCTGGGTGCCGGCGCCCGGCCACGAGATGTTCAGCGCGGTCCTGAAGGCGCTGGGCGAGGTGGACATCATCGCCGAGGACCTGGGCGTGGTGACGCCGGACGTGGAGAAGCTGCGTGACGACTTCCACTTTCCCGGCATGGCCGTGCTGCAGTTCGCCTTCGGGGGCGGCGACTTCAGCGTGAACGCCTTCCTGCCCAGCAACCTGCGCGAGAACCAGGTGGTCTACACCGGCACCCACGACAACGACACCTCGCGCGGCTGGTGGGTCAATGCCGAGGAGCTGGAGCGCCACACCTACCGGGTGTACACCAGCAGCAACCCCACCGAGCAGACCTTCGCGTGGGAGCTGACCCAGCTGGCCTTCCGCAGCCGCGCCAAGCTGAGCGTGGTGCCGCTGCAGGACCTGCTGAACCTGCCGTCCTCCGACCGCATGAACCTGCCCGGCACCACCGGGCCGCAGAACTGGACGTGGCGCTACCGCGACGGCCAGCTGACGCCCGCGCTGGCCGAGAAGTTGCGCCAGCTCACCGACGAGACCGGCCGGCTGGCCCAGCCGTAA
- a CDS encoding cob(I)yrinic acid a,c-diamide adenosyltransferase, with amino-acid sequence MKLYTRTGDAGLTGLYGSDRVSKGHVRVEAYGTVDELNSLLGLARAHNTRSHRPDPELDTDLEYLQNALFDLGADLATRSESPYSKNIARLDEQDVAHLEAMIDRYQEGVPPLTQFIHPGGTPAAASLQVARAVARRAERDVIRLAEQETVNLQAQVYLNRVSDLLFIMARAVNLRAGIAEEEWQVKKRR; translated from the coding sequence ATGAAGCTCTATACCAGGACAGGGGATGCCGGACTGACCGGTCTCTACGGAAGCGACCGGGTCAGCAAGGGCCACGTGCGGGTGGAAGCCTACGGCACGGTGGACGAACTCAACAGCCTGCTGGGGCTGGCGCGCGCGCACAACACCCGCTCACACCGGCCGGACCCGGAGCTGGACACCGATCTGGAGTACCTGCAGAATGCGCTCTTCGATCTGGGCGCCGATCTGGCCACCCGCAGCGAGAGCCCCTACAGCAAGAACATCGCCCGGCTGGACGAGCAGGACGTGGCGCACCTGGAAGCGATGATCGACCGCTACCAGGAGGGCGTGCCGCCGCTGACGCAGTTCATTCACCCGGGCGGGACGCCGGCGGCGGCCAGCCTGCAGGTGGCGCGGGCCGTGGCGCGGCGGGCCGAGCGTGACGTGATCCGGCTGGCCGAGCAGGAGACGGTCAATCTGCAGGCCCAGGTGTACCTGAACCGCGTCTCGGACCTGCTGTTCATCATGGCCCGCGCGGTCAACCTGCGCGCCGGCATCGCGGAGGAGGAGTGGCAGGTCAAGAAGCGCCGCTGA